A genomic window from Streptomyces sp. 846.5 includes:
- a CDS encoding DUF3817 domain-containing protein: protein MNKSNPLLTAYRVLAYVTGVGLILLCASCIAWYGFGVGQTAVMVVGTIHGWAFMAYAVVAFTVGNKLGWPFGRMAWVILAGTIPTCSFIAERRVMADIRAQVADGGSKPLVNA, encoded by the coding sequence ATGAACAAGTCGAACCCCCTGCTGACGGCGTACCGGGTGCTGGCGTACGTGACCGGCGTCGGACTGATCCTGCTGTGCGCCTCCTGCATCGCCTGGTACGGCTTCGGCGTCGGCCAGACGGCGGTGATGGTCGTCGGGACCATCCACGGCTGGGCGTTCATGGCCTACGCGGTGGTCGCCTTCACCGTGGGCAACAAGCTGGGCTGGCCGTTCGGCCGGATGGCCTGGGTCATCCTGGCGGGGACGATCCCGACCTGCTCGTTCATCGCCGAACGCCGGGTGATGGCCGACATCCGCGCGCAGGTCGCCGACGGCGGGTCGAAGCCGCTGGTCAACGCCTGA
- a CDS encoding MarR family transcriptional regulator: MPKPLSLSFDPIARADELWTRRWGAVPSMAAITSVMRAQQILLAQVDAVVKPYGLTFARYEALVLLTFSQAGELPLSKIGERLMVHPTSVTNTVDRLERSGLVARRPNPMDGRGVLAAITERGRKVVEDATRDLVAMDFGLGSYDEAGCRELFEMLRPLRVAAGDFAEPVVEPGAV, translated from the coding sequence GTGCCCAAGCCGCTGAGCCTCTCCTTCGATCCCATCGCCCGTGCCGACGAGCTGTGGACGCGGCGCTGGGGCGCCGTGCCGTCGATGGCGGCGATCACGTCCGTCATGCGGGCCCAGCAGATCCTGCTGGCGCAGGTGGACGCCGTGGTGAAGCCGTACGGGCTGACCTTCGCCCGGTACGAGGCGCTGGTGCTGCTCACCTTCAGCCAGGCCGGGGAGCTGCCGCTGTCGAAGATCGGCGAGCGGCTGATGGTGCATCCGACCAGCGTCACCAACACGGTGGACCGGTTGGAGCGGTCCGGGCTGGTCGCCCGCCGGCCGAACCCGATGGACGGGCGCGGCGTGCTGGCCGCGATCACCGAGCGGGGCCGGAAGGTCGTGGAGGACGCGACCCGCGACCTGGTGGCGATGGACTTCGGGCTGGGGAGCTACGACGAGGCCGGCTGCCGGGAACTGTTCGAGATGCTGCGTCCGCTGCGGGTCGCTGCGGGGGACTTCGCCGAGCCGGTGGTGGAGCCCGGGGCGGTGTGA
- a CDS encoding DUF3817 domain-containing protein: protein MKNSAVHRLRLVSMPEGLSFVLLLICTVLKYTTSFNAVPVLGMLHGILFIFYVVFALWAWYAQRWTFQHAAWVLVLSVIPGGGFYAERLMAREEREGLETPAVAV from the coding sequence GTGAAGAACAGTGCCGTCCACCGCCTGCGCCTGGTGTCCATGCCGGAGGGGCTCTCCTTCGTCCTGCTGCTGATCTGCACGGTGCTGAAGTACACGACCTCGTTCAACGCGGTGCCGGTGCTGGGGATGCTGCACGGCATCCTCTTCATCTTCTACGTGGTGTTCGCGCTGTGGGCCTGGTACGCGCAGCGGTGGACCTTCCAGCACGCCGCCTGGGTGCTGGTGCTCTCGGTCATCCCCGGCGGAGGCTTCTACGCCGAGCGACTCATGGCCCGGGAGGAGCGGGAGGGCCTGGAAACCCCTGCCGTCGCGGTCTGA
- a CDS encoding DUF2127 domain-containing protein, translated as MNWDWNRRTCSRRGHITYAPTEPRFHERLHAATALGDAWRCLRCGDFVLGEPHGSGKAEDAPLVPRGRALRDLFILRVLAVERMVRGVFIVLVAIAVWKFSNSQTSVQQFFNDNLTLFQPIAQHFHYDLNNSPIVGTIQKTFSYKHSTLEITAVALFVYAVIEIVEAFGLWAAKRWAEYLTVVATAAFLPLEIYELTDKVSWLKLVTLLINILAVVYLLLAKRLFGLRGGAAKYEAERHSASLLEVETSAGDHART; from the coding sequence ATGAACTGGGACTGGAACCGGCGTACCTGCTCACGGCGCGGACACATCACCTATGCACCCACCGAGCCCCGCTTCCACGAGCGCCTGCACGCCGCCACCGCCCTCGGTGACGCCTGGCGCTGCCTGCGCTGCGGCGACTTCGTCCTCGGCGAGCCGCACGGCAGCGGCAAGGCCGAGGACGCCCCGCTGGTCCCCCGCGGCAGGGCGCTGCGCGACCTGTTCATCCTCCGGGTCCTCGCCGTGGAGCGGATGGTCCGCGGCGTCTTCATCGTCCTGGTGGCGATAGCGGTCTGGAAGTTCAGCAACAGCCAGACCTCGGTGCAGCAGTTCTTCAACGACAACCTCACCCTGTTCCAGCCCATCGCCCAGCACTTCCACTACGACCTCAACAACTCCCCGATCGTGGGCACCATCCAGAAGACCTTCAGCTACAAGCACTCCACGCTGGAGATAACCGCCGTCGCGCTCTTCGTCTACGCCGTCATCGAGATCGTCGAGGCCTTCGGCCTGTGGGCCGCCAAGCGCTGGGCCGAGTACCTCACCGTCGTCGCCACCGCCGCGTTCCTGCCGCTGGAGATCTACGAGCTGACCGACAAGGTCAGCTGGCTCAAGCTGGTCACCCTGCTGATCAACATCCTCGCCGTGGTCTACCTGCTGCTGGCCAAGCGGCTGTTCGGGCTCCGCGGCGGCGCGGCGAAGTACGAGGCGGAGCGGCACAGTGCCTCGCTGCTGGAGGTGGAGACCTCCGCCGGCGACCACGCCCGCACCTGA
- a CDS encoding AIM24 family protein, with the protein MAQFRMQGSRVLAVDLTGDSVKARNGSMVAYDGQMTFKRMTGGGEGLRGLVTRRITGEKMTVMEVQGQGTCWFAERATEINLVRLSGERLHVEASNLLCTEATLRTGTEFTGLRGASEGHGLFTTKVEGQGWAAVTSDGPAVILRVAPGLPLRVDPGAYVAHTGNLKQSFRTDVTWRALVGETGGESFQIEFEGDGLVYVQPSERRTFAGDA; encoded by the coding sequence GTGGCTCAGTTTCGAATGCAGGGCTCACGCGTGCTCGCGGTGGATCTCACCGGCGACAGCGTGAAGGCCCGTAACGGCTCGATGGTCGCCTACGACGGCCAGATGACCTTCAAACGGATGACCGGCGGCGGGGAGGGTCTGCGCGGCCTGGTCACCCGTCGGATCACCGGCGAGAAGATGACCGTGATGGAGGTCCAGGGCCAGGGCACCTGCTGGTTCGCCGAACGCGCGACCGAGATCAACCTGGTCCGGCTCTCCGGCGAGCGGCTGCACGTCGAGGCGAGCAATCTGCTCTGCACCGAGGCGACGCTGCGCACCGGCACCGAGTTCACCGGACTGCGCGGCGCCTCCGAGGGCCACGGTCTGTTCACCACCAAGGTGGAGGGCCAGGGCTGGGCCGCCGTCACCTCCGACGGCCCCGCCGTGATCCTCCGGGTCGCCCCAGGCCTGCCGCTGCGGGTGGACCCCGGCGCGTACGTCGCGCACACCGGCAACCTCAAGCAGAGCTTCCGCACCGACGTGACCTGGCGCGCCCTGGTCGGCGAGACCGGCGGCGAGAGCTTCCAGATCGAGTTCGAGGGCGACGGCCTGGTCTACGTCCAGCCCTCCGAGCGCCGGACCTTCGCAGGTGACGCCTAA
- a CDS encoding AIM24 family protein, with translation MFTQINSKMVEAAVVPGQRLFSQRGAMLAYRGNVTFTPNIMGGQGGIGSMLGRRLANEDTPLMTVEGSGSAMFGHGGHHIHVIQLTGDTLYVEADRLLVFEGSLQQSTMFMGSQGGLRGVIRGQATGQGLFTTTLTGHGSAAVLAHGGVFEIPIAPNRPVHVDPQAYVAHRGEVQSKVSTSIGWREAVGRGSGEAFQLELTGNGTVFVQASEEKL, from the coding sequence ATGTTCACCCAGATCAACAGCAAGATGGTGGAGGCCGCGGTCGTCCCCGGCCAGCGCCTCTTCAGCCAGCGCGGCGCGATGCTCGCCTACCGCGGCAACGTCACCTTCACGCCCAACATCATGGGCGGCCAGGGCGGCATCGGCTCCATGCTCGGCCGCCGCCTCGCCAACGAGGACACCCCGCTGATGACGGTCGAGGGCAGCGGCAGCGCGATGTTCGGCCACGGCGGCCACCACATCCATGTGATCCAGCTCACCGGCGACACCCTCTATGTGGAGGCCGACCGGCTGCTGGTCTTCGAGGGATCGCTGCAGCAGTCCACCATGTTCATGGGCTCCCAGGGCGGGCTGCGCGGCGTCATCCGCGGCCAGGCCACCGGCCAGGGGCTGTTCACCACCACCCTCACCGGCCACGGCTCCGCGGCGGTGCTCGCCCACGGCGGCGTCTTCGAGATCCCGATCGCCCCCAACCGCCCCGTGCACGTCGACCCGCAGGCCTATGTCGCCCACCGCGGCGAGGTGCAGAGCAAGGTCAGCACCTCCATCGGCTGGCGCGAGGCGGTCGGCCGGGGCTCCGGCGAGGCTTTCCAGCTCGAACTGACCGGCAACGGAACGGTCTTCGTCCAGGCCAGCGAGGAGAAGCTGTGA
- a CDS encoding AIM24 family protein has product MNTGTGPVIWDPSTLPADDNVNPYAFSVALNGRWFLQKGKMVAYYGNITFHPIGYGPLDSLISSSFHSPTHAADWVVAEGQGHMILADRAYDVNSYDLEEGNLTVRSGNLLAYAPTLALKQSIIPGFLTLIGSGKFVAASNGPVHFVEPPIRVDPQALVGWADCPSPCHHYDHAYMRGVLGGVRRLTGIGGASGEEHQFEFVGAGQVLLQSTEVLMAELATGLVADEPGIPGGAVPQQGGQLPPGLGALGRQLGF; this is encoded by the coding sequence GTGAACACCGGCACCGGCCCTGTCATCTGGGACCCCTCGACGCTCCCCGCCGACGACAACGTCAACCCCTACGCCTTCTCCGTCGCGCTCAACGGCCGCTGGTTCCTGCAGAAGGGGAAGATGGTCGCCTACTACGGCAACATCACCTTCCACCCCATCGGCTACGGCCCGCTCGACTCGCTGATCTCCAGCAGCTTCCACTCCCCCACCCACGCCGCCGACTGGGTGGTCGCCGAGGGCCAGGGCCACATGATCCTGGCGGACCGGGCGTACGACGTGAACTCGTACGACCTGGAGGAGGGCAACCTCACGGTGCGCTCGGGCAATCTGCTCGCCTACGCGCCCACGCTCGCGCTGAAGCAGTCGATCATTCCCGGCTTCCTGACCCTGATCGGCTCGGGCAAGTTCGTCGCCGCCTCCAACGGGCCCGTCCACTTCGTGGAGCCACCCATTCGGGTGGACCCGCAGGCCCTCGTCGGATGGGCCGACTGCCCTTCCCCCTGCCATCACTACGACCACGCCTATATGCGCGGAGTCCTCGGCGGGGTGCGCCGGCTGACCGGGATCGGCGGCGCCTCCGGCGAGGAGCACCAGTTCGAGTTCGTCGGCGCGGGCCAGGTCCTGCTCCAGTCCACAGAGGTGCTGATGGCCGAGCTGGCCACCGGCCTGGTGGCGGACGAACCCGGCATCCCCGGCGGCGCGGTGCCGCAGCAGGGCGGCCAGCTGCCGCCGGGTCTGGGTGCGCTGGGGCGGCAGTTGGGCTTCTGA
- a CDS encoding MarR family transcriptional regulator translates to MDTSASTALSPAPPDADGTLWLNAEEQRLWRAHLEVGRLLAYQMERGLQPFGLAINDYTILVELSEAPERRMRMTDLAVATLQSKSRLSHQITRMEAAGLVTREGCPGDRRGLYAVLTEHGWETMRQVAPHHVRSVREHFIDRLEPEQISSMYESLAPIADHLRGLRGRG, encoded by the coding sequence ATGGACACCAGCGCGAGCACGGCACTGTCTCCGGCCCCGCCCGACGCGGACGGCACCCTCTGGCTCAACGCCGAGGAGCAGCGGCTGTGGCGCGCCCATCTGGAGGTAGGCCGACTCCTCGCCTACCAGATGGAGCGCGGTCTCCAGCCGTTCGGCCTGGCCATCAACGACTACACCATCCTGGTCGAGCTCTCCGAGGCCCCCGAGCGCCGGATGCGGATGACGGACCTGGCGGTGGCGACCCTCCAGTCCAAGAGCCGCCTCTCGCACCAGATCACCCGCATGGAGGCGGCCGGCCTGGTCACCCGCGAGGGGTGCCCGGGCGACCGCCGCGGGCTCTACGCGGTGCTGACCGAGCACGGCTGGGAGACGATGCGTCAGGTCGCCCCGCACCATGTCCGCAGCGTGCGCGAGCACTTCATCGACCGGCTCGAACCGGAGCAGATCTCGTCCATGTACGAGTCCCTGGCGCCCATCGCGGACCATCTGCGCGGGCTGCGCGGGCGCGGCTGA
- the meaB gene encoding methylmalonyl Co-A mutase-associated GTPase MeaB, translating into MDVGTLVEQARAGRPRAVARLISLVEGAAPELREVMAALAPLTGNAYVVGLTGSPGVGKSTSTSALVSAYRRLGRRVGVLAVDPSSPFSGGALLGDRVRMQDHATDPEVYIRSMATRGHLGGLAWAAPQAIRVLDAAGCDVVLVETVGVGQSEVEIAAQADTTVVLLAPGMGDGIQAAKAGILEIGDVYVVNKADRDGADATARELRHMLGLGEARAWQPPVVKTVAARNEGIDELVDALEKHRAWMDEHGELSLRRQRRAAQEIESIALTALRRRFDHLHGDQRLPALAQKVADGQSDPYTAADELIAGITRL; encoded by the coding sequence ATGGACGTCGGGACACTGGTCGAGCAGGCGCGGGCGGGTCGGCCCCGGGCCGTCGCCCGGCTGATCTCGTTGGTCGAGGGCGCGGCCCCGGAGCTGCGCGAGGTCATGGCGGCGCTGGCGCCGCTGACCGGGAACGCCTATGTGGTCGGACTGACGGGATCGCCGGGCGTCGGCAAGTCGACGTCCACCTCGGCGCTGGTGAGCGCCTACCGGCGGCTGGGACGGAGGGTCGGCGTGCTCGCCGTCGACCCCTCGTCGCCGTTCTCCGGCGGCGCCCTGCTCGGCGACCGGGTGCGCATGCAGGACCATGCCACCGACCCCGAGGTCTACATCCGCTCGATGGCCACCCGGGGCCATCTGGGCGGGCTGGCCTGGGCGGCCCCGCAGGCCATCCGGGTGCTGGACGCCGCCGGATGCGACGTGGTCCTAGTGGAGACGGTGGGGGTCGGGCAGTCCGAGGTGGAGATCGCGGCCCAGGCCGACACCACCGTCGTGCTGCTGGCCCCCGGAATGGGGGACGGGATCCAGGCGGCGAAGGCCGGGATCCTGGAGATCGGCGACGTCTACGTCGTCAACAAGGCCGACCGCGACGGCGCCGACGCGACCGCCCGCGAGCTGCGGCACATGCTCGGCCTCGGCGAGGCCCGCGCCTGGCAGCCGCCCGTGGTGAAGACCGTCGCCGCCCGCAACGAGGGCATCGACGAACTGGTCGACGCCCTGGAGAAGCACCGCGCCTGGATGGACGAGCACGGCGAACTCTCCCTCCGCAGGCAGCGCCGCGCCGCCCAGGAGATCGAGTCCATCGCGCTGACCGCGCTGCGCCGCCGCTTCGACCACCTGCACGGCGACCAGCGGCTACCGGCCCTGGCTCAGAAGGTCGCTGACGGTCAGTCGGATCCCTATACGGCCGCGGACGAGCTGATCGCCGGAATCACCCGGCTCTGA